Proteins encoded within one genomic window of Streptomyces taklimakanensis:
- a CDS encoding alpha-1,4-glucan--maltose-1-phosphate maltosyltransferase translates to MIGRIPVLDVHPLVDCGRRPAKAVTGETFRVSATVFREGHDAVGANVVLRDPAGRPGPWTPMRELAPGTDRWGADVTPDSEGRWTYAVEAWGDPITTWRHHARIKVPAGIDAELTLVEGADLHERAATGVPGNDGRATVLDAVDALRDTSRPIAARLAAALTPEVTAVLERHPLREPVTATRPLPLLVERRRALFGSWYEFFPRSEGAVVEEGRPPVSGTLRTAAQRLPAIAAMGFDVVYLPPIHPIGESFRKGPNNSLTAGPHDVGSPWAIGSAAGGHDAIHPDLGTFEDFDRFVAGARELRLEVALDFALQCSPDHPWVKEHPEWFHHRADGSIAHAENPPKKYQDIYPIAFDADMGGIVEETVRVLRLWMGHGVRIFRVDNPHTKPVVFWEKVIGEINRTDPDVLFLAEAFTRPAMMHTLAKIGFQQSYTYFTWRNGKEELTDYLTELSGDAASYMRPNFFVNTPDILHAYLQHGGRHAFEVRAVLAATLSPTWGVYAGYELCENTPVRPGSEEYLDSEKYQLRPRDWAAAERTGATIAPLITELNRLRRRHPALQELRNLRFHHSDNPSIIVYSKHCAHPYADTVLTVVNLDPHHTHEATVSLNLTELGLTPAQASGAELFPVRDELTGETYHWGRDNYVRLEPGRAAAPAHILSLRPSSPTGGSPNHDRQ, encoded by the coding sequence ATGATCGGTCGCATTCCCGTACTGGACGTCCATCCGCTCGTCGACTGCGGGCGCCGCCCGGCCAAGGCCGTCACCGGCGAGACCTTCCGGGTGTCGGCCACCGTCTTCCGCGAAGGTCACGACGCGGTCGGCGCCAACGTGGTGCTGCGCGATCCCGCCGGCCGGCCCGGTCCGTGGACGCCGATGCGCGAGTTGGCCCCCGGCACCGACCGCTGGGGCGCCGACGTCACCCCCGACTCCGAGGGCCGTTGGACCTACGCCGTCGAGGCCTGGGGCGATCCGATCACCACCTGGCGGCACCACGCGAGGATCAAGGTCCCGGCGGGGATCGACGCCGAGCTGACCCTCGTCGAGGGGGCGGACCTCCACGAGCGGGCCGCCACCGGCGTGCCCGGGAACGACGGGCGCGCGACGGTCCTGGATGCGGTGGACGCCCTGCGCGACACCTCGCGTCCGATCGCGGCGCGGCTGGCCGCCGCCCTGACCCCCGAGGTGACGGCCGTACTGGAGCGCCACCCGCTGCGCGAGCCGGTCACCGCCACGCGTCCGCTGCCCCTGCTGGTGGAGCGGAGGAGGGCGCTGTTCGGTTCGTGGTACGAGTTCTTCCCGCGCTCGGAGGGCGCGGTGGTCGAGGAGGGCCGACCGCCCGTCTCTGGCACCCTGCGCACCGCCGCGCAGCGGCTGCCCGCGATCGCCGCGATGGGCTTCGACGTGGTCTACCTGCCGCCGATCCACCCCATCGGCGAATCGTTCCGCAAGGGGCCCAACAACTCCCTCACCGCGGGCCCCCACGACGTCGGCAGCCCCTGGGCGATCGGTTCGGCCGCGGGCGGCCACGACGCGATCCACCCGGACCTGGGCACCTTCGAGGACTTCGACCGCTTCGTGGCCGGCGCCCGCGAACTGCGACTGGAGGTCGCCCTCGACTTCGCCCTCCAGTGCTCCCCGGACCACCCGTGGGTCAAGGAACATCCGGAGTGGTTCCACCACCGCGCCGACGGATCCATCGCCCACGCCGAGAATCCGCCCAAGAAGTACCAGGACATCTACCCCATCGCGTTCGACGCGGACATGGGCGGCATCGTCGAGGAGACCGTCCGCGTCCTGCGGTTGTGGATGGGGCACGGGGTGCGGATCTTCCGCGTGGACAATCCGCACACCAAGCCGGTGGTCTTCTGGGAGAAGGTGATCGGCGAGATCAACCGGACCGATCCCGACGTGCTCTTCCTGGCCGAGGCGTTCACCCGGCCCGCGATGATGCACACCCTCGCCAAGATCGGTTTCCAGCAGTCCTACACCTATTTCACCTGGCGCAACGGAAAGGAGGAACTGACCGACTACCTGACCGAACTGAGCGGAGACGCCGCCTCGTACATGCGGCCGAACTTCTTCGTGAACACGCCCGACATCCTCCACGCCTACCTCCAGCACGGGGGACGCCACGCGTTCGAGGTCCGGGCCGTGCTCGCCGCCACCCTCTCCCCCACCTGGGGCGTCTACGCGGGCTACGAGCTGTGCGAGAACACGCCCGTGCGGCCCGGCAGCGAGGAGTACCTGGATTCGGAGAAGTACCAACTGCGCCCGCGCGACTGGGCGGCCGCCGAACGGACGGGCGCCACCATCGCACCGCTGATCACCGAGCTGAACCGGCTGCGCCGACGCCATCCGGCGCTCCAGGAACTGCGCAACCTGCGCTTCCACCACAGCGACAACCCGTCGATCATCGTCTACTCCAAGCACTGCGCACACCCGTACGCCGACACGGTTCTCACGGTGGTCAACCTCGACCCCCACCACACCCACGAGGCCACGGTCTCGTTGAACCTGACGGAACTCGGTCTCACACCCGCGCAGGCCAGTGGCGCCGAGCTTTTCCCGGTGCGCGACGAGCTCACCGGCGAGACCTATCACTGGGGCAGGGACAACTATGTGCGCCTGGAACCGGGCCGTGCCGCGGCACCCGCGCACATCCTCTCCCTGCGACCGTCCTCACCGACCGGAGGGTCACCCAACCATGACCGTCAATGA
- the glgP gene encoding alpha-glucan family phosphorylase, whose protein sequence is MKAIRRFSVRPVLPEPLRPLGDLAHNLRWSWHSETRELFRAVDPDGPRVSDGDPMRVLGTVSARRLEELAEDGDFLRRLADVADDLHAHLTEPRWYQRIEGEPPAAVAYFSPEFGITAALPQYSGGLGVLAGDHLKAAADLGVPLIGVGLLYRHGYFRQSLSRDGWQLEHYPVLDPNEMPLELLREDGGAPVRVELRLPGGRLLRAHVWQARVGRVPLLLLDSHVEENAPRERDVTDRLYGGGSEHRLLQEMLLGIGGVRALRAYCRVTGHPEPEVFHTNEGHAGFLGLERVRELGERGVSFDTAVETVRAGTVFTTHTPVPAGIDRFDRALVARHFDEDGELPGVDVDRVLELGAETYPGGDDGVFNMAVMGLRLAQRANGVSTLHGSVSREMFAGLWPGFDVAEVPITSITNGVHAPTWTADEVREMRPDAGDAELWELRRTLRERLVREVRRRLYDSWRQRGASSAELGWIDGVLDPDVLTIGFARRVPSYKRLTLMLRDRERLTELLLHPTRPVQLVVAGKAHPADDGGKRLIQELVRFADDPRVRHRIVFLPDYGMAMARTLYSGCDVWLNNPLRPLEACGTSGMKAALNGCLNLSVPDGWWDEWYEPDFGWAIPTADGGGPAAEESPEDRERRDDMEAAALYELLHEHVAPCFYDRGVGSPTPEAGVGFPMPEAGVGFPMPEARGGSGLPERWIEMVRQTLGRLGPKVPADRMVREYVERLYIPAAHAHRAMDVRTAERLAGWKARVRAAWPGVAIGHVESVCESVRLGGSLSLRVRVTLGDLEPRDVEVQVVAGRVDASDSITGEDALRVPLKPSDGPEEDGSWLYEGPLALDRTGPFGYTVRVLPSHPLLAGPAEMGLVAVPSDDLAAREAAGVLMR, encoded by the coding sequence GTGAAGGCCATTCGTCGATTCTCCGTACGTCCCGTCCTTCCGGAGCCCCTACGACCGCTCGGCGACCTGGCGCACAACCTGCGCTGGTCCTGGCACTCCGAGACCAGAGAACTCTTCCGGGCCGTCGACCCCGACGGCCCGCGGGTGTCCGACGGCGACCCGATGAGGGTGTTGGGCACCGTCTCCGCCCGGCGGCTGGAGGAGCTGGCCGAGGACGGCGACTTCCTGCGGCGACTCGCCGACGTCGCCGACGACCTGCACGCCCATCTGACCGAACCCCGCTGGTACCAGCGGATCGAGGGCGAACCGCCCGCCGCGGTCGCCTACTTCTCGCCCGAGTTCGGCATCACCGCCGCCCTGCCGCAGTACTCCGGCGGACTCGGTGTCCTCGCCGGCGACCACCTCAAGGCCGCCGCCGACCTCGGCGTCCCGCTGATCGGCGTGGGCCTGCTGTACCGGCACGGATACTTCCGGCAGAGCCTGTCACGGGACGGCTGGCAACTGGAGCACTACCCCGTCCTGGACCCCAACGAGATGCCGCTGGAGCTGCTGCGCGAGGACGGCGGCGCCCCCGTCCGCGTGGAGCTGCGGCTGCCCGGCGGGCGACTGCTGCGCGCCCACGTCTGGCAGGCGCGGGTCGGCCGTGTGCCGCTGCTGCTGCTGGACTCCCACGTGGAGGAGAACGCCCCGCGCGAACGCGACGTCACCGACCGGCTCTACGGCGGTGGCAGCGAGCACCGGTTGCTCCAGGAGATGCTGCTGGGCATCGGCGGAGTGCGGGCGCTGCGCGCGTACTGCCGCGTCACCGGTCACCCCGAACCGGAGGTCTTCCACACCAACGAGGGGCACGCCGGCTTCCTCGGCCTGGAACGCGTCCGTGAACTGGGCGAGCGGGGCGTCTCCTTCGACACCGCGGTGGAGACCGTCCGCGCCGGGACGGTGTTCACCACCCACACCCCCGTGCCCGCCGGGATCGACCGCTTCGACCGGGCGTTGGTGGCACGGCACTTCGACGAAGACGGCGAACTGCCCGGCGTGGACGTGGACCGGGTGCTGGAACTGGGCGCCGAGACCTACCCCGGCGGTGACGACGGGGTGTTCAACATGGCCGTGATGGGGCTGCGCCTGGCGCAGCGCGCCAACGGCGTCTCCACGCTGCACGGCTCGGTCAGCCGCGAGATGTTCGCCGGGCTGTGGCCCGGTTTCGACGTCGCCGAGGTGCCCATCACCTCCATCACCAACGGCGTCCACGCCCCCACCTGGACCGCCGACGAGGTGCGGGAGATGCGGCCCGACGCCGGTGACGCCGAACTGTGGGAGCTGCGCCGAACCCTGCGCGAACGACTGGTGCGGGAGGTGCGGCGACGGCTGTACGACTCCTGGCGGCAGCGCGGCGCCTCATCCGCCGAACTCGGCTGGATCGATGGCGTCCTGGATCCGGACGTGCTCACCATCGGCTTCGCCCGGCGCGTCCCCTCCTACAAGCGGCTGACCCTGATGCTGCGCGACCGTGAACGGCTGACGGAACTGCTGCTGCACCCCACCAGGCCCGTCCAGCTCGTCGTCGCCGGCAAGGCGCATCCGGCCGACGACGGCGGCAAGCGGCTGATCCAGGAGCTGGTGCGGTTCGCCGACGACCCGCGGGTGCGGCACCGGATCGTCTTCCTGCCCGACTACGGCATGGCCATGGCGCGGACGCTCTACAGCGGCTGTGACGTCTGGCTCAACAACCCGCTGCGGCCGCTGGAGGCGTGCGGCACCTCCGGGATGAAGGCGGCGCTCAACGGCTGTCTCAACCTCTCGGTCCCGGACGGTTGGTGGGACGAGTGGTACGAGCCGGACTTCGGATGGGCCATCCCCACCGCCGACGGAGGCGGGCCCGCCGCCGAGGAGAGCCCCGAGGACCGCGAGCGGCGTGACGACATGGAGGCCGCGGCGCTCTACGAACTGCTCCACGAGCACGTCGCGCCGTGCTTCTACGACCGCGGGGTGGGGTCTCCCACGCCGGAGGCCGGGGTGGGGTTCCCCATGCCGGAGGCCGGGGTGGGGTTCCCCATGCCGGAGGCCAGGGGAGGATCGGGACTGCCGGAGCGGTGGATCGAGATGGTCCGCCAGACCCTGGGGCGGCTCGGACCCAAGGTGCCGGCCGACCGGATGGTGCGCGAGTACGTCGAGCGGCTCTACATCCCGGCCGCCCACGCCCACCGGGCGATGGACGTGCGGACGGCGGAGCGGCTGGCCGGTTGGAAGGCGCGGGTGCGCGCGGCCTGGCCGGGGGTGGCGATCGGCCACGTGGAGTCGGTGTGCGAGTCGGTCCGCCTGGGCGGTTCGCTGTCGCTGCGGGTGCGGGTGACCCTCGGGGACCTGGAGCCGAGGGACGTGGAGGTGCAGGTGGTCGCCGGACGGGTGGACGCGTCGGACTCCATCACCGGCGAGGACGCCCTCCGGGTGCCGCTCAAGCCGTCCGACGGCCCCGAGGAGGACGGGAGCTGGCTGTACGAGGGGCCGCTGGCGCTGGATCGCACCGGCCCCTTCGGCTACACCGTCCGGGTGCTGCCCTCGCACCCGCTGCTGGCGGGTCCGGCCGAGATGGGACTGGTGGCCGTGCCGTCGGACGACCTGGCGGCCAGGGAGGCCGCGGGGGTGCTGATGCGCTGA
- a CDS encoding M4 family metallopeptidase produces MSSEEPSVTSRPTPRRRATAAGTLVAVSALLAVGLQTQTSTAAPHQAKPDPGALSVELSPAQRADLLKDAEADSAATARALKLGAKERLMVRDVVRNADGTVHTRYERTYDGLPVLGGDLVVEEAADGGIREVVKATPKKITVPSTDAPAARKPAKAPAEGSTAPRKVIWAADGDPTLAWERVVAGTQEDGTPSELHVVTDAGTGEKLAEWEGVHTGTGESMYAGRVTIGTSSSGGRYTMADAGRGNHRTHDLNGGTSGTGTLFTDADDHWGNGLPSDRQTAGVDAHYGAALTWDYYKNTHGRNGIRGDGVAPYSRVHYGNAYVNAFWTDSCFCMTYGDGSGNSKPLTSIDVAAHEMTHGLTSNTAGLIYRGESGGLNEATSDIFAAAVEFAAKNGADVGDYLVGEKIDIRGNGTPLRYMDKPSRDGSSKDHWYSGIGSIDVHHSSGPANHFFYLLSEGSGAKTINGVSYDSPTYDGKPVTGIGIDAAAKIWFKALTEKMTSTTNYAGARTATLTAAADLFGNGSPQYDAVAHAWAAVNVGSRPDGGDPGDPGEGVYQNTDDHRIPDPGTVESPIEVDRPGNAPGDLRVDVEIVHTYRGDLRIDLVAPDGSTYRLKNSGWDSGDDVRESYTVDASSETARGTWKLRVQDVYRSDSGHIDSWKLTF; encoded by the coding sequence CTGTCCAGTGAGGAGCCCAGCGTGACAAGCAGACCCACCCCCCGCAGACGTGCCACCGCCGCCGGCACCCTCGTCGCCGTCTCGGCACTTCTGGCCGTCGGCCTCCAGACGCAGACCTCCACGGCCGCCCCCCACCAGGCCAAGCCCGACCCCGGTGCCCTCTCCGTCGAACTCTCCCCCGCCCAACGGGCCGACCTCCTGAAGGACGCGGAGGCCGACAGCGCCGCCACCGCCAGGGCGCTGAAGCTGGGCGCCAAGGAGAGGCTCATGGTCCGCGACGTCGTCAGGAACGCCGACGGCACCGTCCACACCCGCTACGAACGCACCTACGACGGCCTGCCCGTGCTCGGCGGCGACCTGGTCGTCGAGGAGGCCGCGGACGGTGGGATCCGGGAGGTCGTCAAGGCCACTCCGAAGAAGATCACCGTGCCCTCCACCGACGCGCCGGCCGCGCGGAAGCCTGCCAAGGCCCCCGCCGAGGGCAGCACCGCGCCCCGCAAGGTGATCTGGGCCGCCGACGGCGATCCCACCCTGGCCTGGGAGCGGGTCGTCGCCGGCACCCAGGAGGACGGCACCCCCAGCGAACTGCACGTCGTCACCGACGCCGGCACCGGCGAGAAGCTCGCCGAGTGGGAGGGCGTGCACACCGGCACCGGCGAGAGCATGTACGCCGGGCGCGTCACCATCGGCACCAGCTCCTCCGGTGGCCGGTACACGATGGCCGACGCCGGTCGCGGCAACCACCGCACCCACGACCTGAACGGCGGCACCTCCGGCACCGGCACGCTCTTCACCGACGCCGACGACCACTGGGGCAACGGCCTGCCGAGCGACCGTCAGACCGCCGGCGTGGACGCCCACTACGGCGCGGCCCTGACCTGGGACTACTACAAGAACACGCACGGACGGAACGGCATCCGCGGTGACGGCGTCGCCCCGTACTCCCGGGTCCACTACGGCAACGCCTACGTCAACGCCTTCTGGACCGACTCCTGCTTCTGCATGACCTACGGCGACGGCTCGGGCAACTCCAAGCCGCTCACCTCGATCGACGTCGCGGCCCACGAGATGACCCACGGCCTCACCTCCAACACCGCGGGCCTGATCTACCGCGGCGAGTCCGGCGGCCTGAACGAGGCGACCTCCGACATCTTCGCGGCCGCCGTGGAGTTCGCGGCGAAGAACGGCGCGGACGTGGGCGACTACCTCGTCGGGGAGAAGATCGACATCCGCGGCAACGGCACCCCGCTGCGCTACATGGACAAGCCGAGCAGGGACGGCAGCTCCAAGGACCACTGGTACTCCGGCATCGGCAGCATCGACGTCCACCACTCCTCGGGCCCGGCCAACCACTTCTTCTACCTGCTCAGCGAGGGCAGCGGCGCCAAGACGATCAACGGCGTGAGCTACGACTCGCCGACCTACGACGGCAAGCCCGTCACCGGCATCGGCATCGACGCGGCCGCGAAGATCTGGTTCAAGGCGCTCACCGAGAAGATGACCTCGACCACCAACTACGCGGGAGCCCGCACCGCCACCCTCACGGCCGCCGCCGACCTGTTCGGCAACGGCAGCCCCCAGTACGACGCGGTCGCCCACGCCTGGGCGGCGGTCAACGTCGGCTCCCGGCCCGACGGCGGCGACCCGGGCGACCCCGGCGAGGGCGTCTACCAGAACACCGACGACCACCGCATCCCCGACCCGGGCACGGTGGAGTCCCCCATCGAGGTGGACCGCCCCGGCAACGCGCCCGGCGACCTGAGGGTGGACGTGGAGATCGTCCACACCTACCGCGGTGACCTGCGCATCGACCTGGTCGCCCCCGACGGCAGCACCTACCGGTTGAAGAACTCCGGCTGGGACTCGGGCGACGACGTGCGGGAGAGCTACACCGTCGACGCCTCCTCCGAGACGGCGCGCGGCACCTGGAAGCTCCGCGTCCAGGACGTCTACCGCTCCGACTCCGGCCACATCGACAGCTGGAAGCTGACCTTCTGA
- a CDS encoding ABC transporter ATP-binding protein, with amino-acid sequence MTTTVTGPPPGNEEAGRSGPDGSAGTDAPEGTGPGGPTDPFDRDVLPAPRNASRRLLGSLLRPHRARVSVAAALLLAQQGAVQAGPLLVAYAIDRAVPALRGGDGGPLLAVAVGYALCALAGGSLQFAFVRAAARISQSVLLELRGRIHRHAQALSVDFHDRYTSGRLISRATTDVEALRELLDEGLQELLGVVLSVVYICVLLVWLDLGLGGAAVLSFVPLYLIVRNFRRRSLRVHRRKSTATAAMIVKFAETMNGIRPVQAFRREEEGERTFARLNERHLRFNGDAILEMARYVVSSRLVANTAVAAIVLWGAHRVATGSLELGVLAAAALYLRRLYDPIDRLGMFLNSYQSAAASLEKIAGLLAQAPGVPEPDRPRRLPKRSGSMPGRSVVFEGVSFAYRTGGEVLPRFDLEIPAGQTVAVVGSTGAGKSTLAKLLARFYDPTAGRVLLDGTDLRELAMPELRRGVVMVTQEAFLFSGTVAENIAIGRPDASREEIERAARAIGAHDFIAALPEGYDTDVRKRGGRISAGQRQLVAFARALLADPAVLILDEATSSLDVPGERAVQQAMETVLRGRTAVVIAHRLSTVEIADRVLVMEAGRVVEDGPPAELTAGSGRFADLHRAWRDSLV; translated from the coding sequence ATGACCACCACCGTCACCGGACCGCCCCCGGGGAACGAGGAGGCCGGACGGTCCGGGCCCGACGGCTCGGCGGGGACGGACGCCCCGGAGGGGACGGGCCCGGGCGGGCCGACCGACCCCTTCGACCGCGATGTGCTGCCCGCGCCGCGGAACGCCTCGCGCCGGCTGCTCGGCTCGCTGCTCCGCCCCCACCGGGCACGGGTCTCGGTCGCCGCCGCCCTGCTGCTCGCCCAGCAGGGTGCCGTGCAGGCCGGTCCGCTGCTGGTGGCGTACGCCATCGACCGGGCCGTGCCGGCCCTGCGCGGCGGGGACGGCGGACCGCTGCTCGCCGTCGCGGTGGGGTACGCGCTGTGCGCGCTGGCCGGCGGTTCCCTCCAGTTCGCCTTCGTCCGGGCCGCCGCCCGGATCAGCCAGAGCGTCCTGCTGGAGTTGCGCGGCCGGATCCACCGCCATGCGCAGGCCCTCAGCGTGGACTTCCACGACCGCTACACCTCCGGCCGACTGATCTCCCGCGCCACCACCGACGTCGAGGCGCTGCGCGAGCTGCTGGACGAGGGCCTCCAGGAGCTGCTGGGCGTGGTGCTGTCGGTGGTCTACATCTGCGTGCTGCTGGTCTGGTTGGACCTCGGCCTGGGCGGCGCTGCCGTGCTCTCCTTCGTTCCGCTGTACCTGATCGTGCGGAACTTCCGGCGCCGCTCGCTGCGCGTCCACCGCAGGAAGTCCACCGCCACCGCGGCGATGATCGTGAAGTTCGCGGAGACGATGAACGGCATCCGCCCGGTGCAGGCGTTCCGCCGCGAGGAGGAGGGCGAGCGGACCTTCGCCCGGCTCAACGAGCGGCATCTGAGGTTCAACGGCGACGCCATCTTGGAGATGGCCCGGTACGTGGTCTCCTCCCGGCTGGTGGCCAACACCGCCGTCGCCGCGATCGTGCTGTGGGGGGCCCACCGGGTGGCGACCGGCTCCCTGGAGTTGGGCGTGCTGGCCGCGGCGGCGCTGTATCTGCGGCGGCTGTACGACCCGATCGACCGGCTGGGGATGTTCCTCAACTCCTACCAGTCCGCGGCCGCCTCGTTGGAGAAGATCGCCGGACTGCTCGCCCAGGCGCCCGGTGTGCCCGAGCCGGACCGCCCCCGGCGGCTGCCAAAGCGGTCCGGCTCGATGCCCGGCCGCTCGGTGGTCTTCGAGGGGGTGAGCTTCGCCTACCGCACCGGTGGCGAGGTGCTGCCCCGCTTCGACCTGGAGATCCCGGCCGGCCAGACGGTCGCGGTGGTGGGTTCGACGGGCGCGGGCAAGTCCACGCTCGCCAAGCTGCTCGCCCGGTTCTACGACCCCACCGCCGGTCGGGTGCTGTTGGACGGCACCGATCTGCGGGAGTTGGCGATGCCCGAGCTGCGTCGCGGGGTGGTGATGGTGACCCAGGAGGCGTTCCTGTTCTCCGGCACGGTCGCGGAGAACATCGCCATCGGCCGTCCGGACGCCTCACGGGAGGAGATCGAGCGGGCGGCGAGGGCGATCGGCGCCCACGACTTCATCGCCGCCCTTCCCGAGGGGTACGACACCGACGTGCGCAAGCGCGGCGGTCGGATCTCCGCCGGACAGCGCCAGTTGGTCGCCTTCGCCCGCGCCCTGCTCGCCGACCCCGCCGTGCTCATCCTCGACGAGGCGACCAGTTCGCTGGACGTGCCCGGGGAACGCGCGGTCCAACAGGCCATGGAGACGGTCCTGCGCGGCCGGACCGCGGTGGTGATCGCGCATCGGCTGTCGACGGTGGAGATCGCCGACCGGGTCCTGGTCATGGAGGCGGGACGCGTGGTCGAGGACGGTCCGCCCGCCGAGCTGACGGCGGGCAGCGGCCGCTTCGCCGATCTGCACCGCGCCTGGCGCGACAGCCTGGTCTGA
- a CDS encoding ABC transporter ATP-binding protein, producing the protein MSATATHPPHPDRPRPPEPAPPTASAPAAGPSVDAGPDRERSPVRSLLRLWPYVRPVRARLFTAAFVAVAASCLGLVIPLVLKWIVDGPIADRDTGGVWLGGGLLLAVGVLEAALFGLRRWLVARPLAGVEAAMRAALFSRLQRLPVAFHDRWASGQLLSRATADLNLLRIFLAFPLTFLVVNGTTVIVGFAVLLSQEWTLGLVLLAPVLPLVLLCSVFEARYSLAARRAQDQVGDLTTVVEEAVLGIRIIKGFGRHRSQARAFRELSERLLDTELHKARLLAGIWAVVTVLPELAIGAALVWGTVQVADGELSAGTLVAFLTTALALRWPVESIGFLLAMSNEAATAADRYFEVMDEPVPPDTLTEAPPPSGLPSKAPSASPARGAPAPGAPAVGDGLRMERVVFRFPDAPPHVPPVLDGVDLHIRSGETLALVGATGSGKTTLTALIPRLHEVTSGRITLDGRDTAAMPRAKLRSLVAVAFEEPTLFSATVRENVLMGAEGAGREELARALRVAQAREFVDALPQGVETQVGEQGLSLSGGQRQRLALARAVVGRPRFLVLDDPLSALDVHTEALVEAALREVLAGTTALVVAHRPSTVLLADRVALLSGGRIAAVGTHRELLRSSAEYRRLMSGEPHQEER; encoded by the coding sequence ATGTCTGCCACCGCCACCCATCCCCCTCACCCCGACCGACCACGTCCACCGGAGCCGGCTCCGCCCACCGCGTCCGCCCCCGCCGCCGGTCCGTCCGTCGACGCCGGCCCGGACCGGGAGCGCTCCCCCGTCCGCTCGTTGCTCCGGCTGTGGCCCTACGTGCGGCCGGTGCGGGCACGGCTGTTCACCGCGGCGTTCGTGGCGGTGGCCGCCTCCTGTCTGGGGTTGGTCATCCCCCTGGTGCTGAAGTGGATCGTGGACGGTCCCATCGCCGACCGCGACACCGGCGGGGTGTGGCTGGGCGGCGGGCTGCTGCTGGCCGTCGGCGTGCTGGAGGCGGCCCTGTTCGGGTTGCGGCGGTGGCTGGTGGCCCGCCCGCTGGCCGGGGTGGAGGCGGCGATGCGCGCCGCCCTGTTCTCGCGGCTCCAGCGGTTGCCGGTCGCCTTCCACGACCGCTGGGCGAGCGGCCAACTGCTGTCGCGCGCCACGGCGGACCTCAACCTGCTCCGCATCTTCCTGGCCTTCCCCCTCACCTTCCTGGTCGTCAACGGCACCACCGTGATCGTCGGTTTCGCCGTCCTGCTCTCCCAGGAGTGGACGCTGGGTCTGGTGCTGCTGGCGCCGGTGCTGCCGCTGGTGTTGCTCTGCTCGGTCTTCGAGGCGCGGTACTCGCTGGCCGCCCGCCGGGCGCAGGATCAGGTCGGCGACCTGACGACGGTCGTCGAGGAGGCCGTGCTCGGCATCCGGATCATCAAGGGGTTCGGCCGGCACCGCAGCCAGGCCCGCGCCTTCCGGGAACTCTCCGAGCGGCTGTTGGACACCGAACTGCACAAGGCCCGGCTGTTGGCGGGCATCTGGGCCGTGGTGACGGTGCTGCCGGAGCTGGCCATCGGCGCCGCGCTGGTCTGGGGGACGGTCCAGGTGGCCGACGGGGAGCTGTCGGCGGGCACCCTGGTCGCCTTCCTCACCACGGCCCTGGCCCTGCGCTGGCCGGTGGAGTCGATCGGTTTCCTGCTCGCGATGAGCAACGAGGCGGCGACGGCGGCCGACCGCTACTTCGAGGTGATGGACGAGCCGGTTCCGCCGGACACCCTCACCGAGGCCCCGCCCCCGTCGGGCCTCCCGTCCAAGGCCCCCTCCGCCTCGCCCGCGCGTGGGGCCCCCGCCCCGGGCGCCCCGGCCGTTGGCGACGGGCTGCGCATGGAGCGGGTCGTCTTCCGCTTCCCCGACGCGCCGCCCCACGTCCCGCCCGTGCTGGACGGCGTGGACCTGCACATCCGTTCCGGCGAGACGTTGGCGCTGGTCGGCGCCACCGGAAGCGGCAAGACCACGCTCACCGCGCTGATCCCCCGACTCCACGAGGTGACCTCCGGCCGGATCACCCTCGACGGGCGGGACACCGCGGCGATGCCGCGCGCGAAGCTGCGCTCGCTGGTCGCCGTCGCCTTCGAGGAACCCACGCTGTTCTCCGCCACGGTGCGGGAGAACGTGCTGATGGGAGCGGAGGGCGCCGGGCGGGAGGAGCTGGCGCGCGCCCTGCGGGTGGCCCAGGCCCGGGAGTTCGTCGACGCGCTGCCGCAGGGGGTGGAGACCCAGGTCGGCGAGCAGGGGCTGAGCCTGTCCGGCGGCCAACGGCAGCGTCTGGCCCTGGCCCGTGCCGTGGTCGGCCGTCCCCGCTTCCTCGTCCTGGACGATCCGCTCTCCGCGCTGGACGTCCACACCGAGGCCCTGGTGGAGGCGGCCCTGCGCGAGGTGCTGGCCGGCACCACCGCGCTGGTGGTGGCGCACCGGCCCTCCACCGTGCTGCTGGCCGACCGGGTGGCGCTGCTGTCCGGCGGCCGGATCGCCGCCGTGGGCACCCACCGGGAACTGCTGCGTTCCAGCGCCGAGTACCGCCGTCTGATGTCCGGTGAGCCGCACCAGGAGGAACGATGA
- a CDS encoding ATP-binding protein, whose protein sequence is MAGVNATRTASEPEQCPTPAVLGASDDPTTGEVLLPNRPESAYAARELVRSVLTRRWGLPASLTEDVVLLVSELVGNAVRHTGAHTLGLRVRRPHGRIRVEVRDPSRGLPCLLPVHDLDVSGRGLFLVDHLSDRWGVDLLPHGKTTWFEAASGDH, encoded by the coding sequence ATGGCGGGAGTGAACGCGACGCGTACGGCGTCGGAACCGGAGCAGTGCCCGACCCCGGCTGTCCTCGGGGCGAGCGACGACCCGACCACTGGGGAGGTGTTGCTGCCCAACCGCCCCGAGTCGGCGTACGCCGCCCGCGAGCTCGTCCGGTCCGTCCTGACGCGGCGGTGGGGGCTGCCCGCCTCGCTCACCGAGGACGTCGTGCTCCTCGTCTCCGAGCTGGTGGGCAACGCCGTGCGGCACACCGGGGCCCACACCCTGGGGTTACGGGTGCGGCGGCCGCACGGCCGGATCCGCGTGGAGGTACGGGACCCCTCGCGCGGGTTGCCGTGCCTCCTGCCCGTCCACGACCTCGACGTCAGCGGCCGAGGACTGTTCCTGGTGGACCACCTGTCCGACCGCTGGGGCGTGGACCTGCTGCCGCACGGCAAGACCACCTGGTTCGAGGCGGCATCCGGGGACCACTGA